The genomic interval AAGCCTTATTTCAATTAACTTTTTCTCTCCACAAAAGCCAATTATTACAGAAGCTGGTTCTATCCTTCACCATAAAAGCTTTTTTGTTTTTTCTAATTTATCATTAGAAACTCCAAAGATATGGCTAAGAAATTTTATTTCCCTTGGTAAATATATTCATTTCTCCTTTCCCTATCTTTTCATTCCATTTTTGCTATTTGCTGTTTATCGCATGTTTCGCCATCATTCCAATAAAGACCTTTTTCTTGGCGTTTTTAGCCTCCTTCCAATGACAGTAATTGCTTTAATTGGAACAAGCCCATTTACTCGATACTATCTTTTCGCCCTTCTTTCCTTATTTATCATTTTAGGTGAGATTGTAGTATTCCTTAAGGCAAAATGGCTTATTTCCTCATTTCTTGTTCTTCCCTGTCTTTATTTAGATTTTTTTCTTGTTTTTTCATTTGACAAAGCTCATCTTCCTTATGGAGAAAAAAATCTTCAAAATCCATTTACTAATATCAGTGGTTATTGTGGTTTTGGAAGCAAAGATGCCCTTTTATTCCTTAAAGAGAATGTAAAAGACAAAGTTATTCTTTTCCTTCCCACGGATTGGGGATGTCCTTCTGATTATCTCTTTATGTATCTTAAGGATGATAAAAGATTTACCATTTATGAAGCCTGGTGGTGGCCAAATAGAATTAACAGGGTTATTCCTGAAGCAAAATCTGTAGAAATGGCTCTTTCTAAATATCAGCAGAAAAAGGCAGGGCTTTTATATCCAGAAGATTTAAAGGAAAAGGAGGTTTGGTTTGTTACAACATCTATCTCTATAGGTCAATCCTATTTTCTTAGCCAAAACCCTGAGTTTGAGCTTGTCCAATCCTTTTATTCTGTAGATATTTACAGAAAAAGAAAGGAGAAATGATATATCTCTCTGTGGTTATACCTTGTTTTAATGAGGAAAATAGAATCTCTCAAACCCTGTCAAAAATAACAGATTATCTTAAAAACAGGGGGTTTAATTATGAAATAATCGTTGTTGATGATGGTTCAACAGACAAAACAATCTCTTGTTTAAGGGATTTTGAAAATATAGTTGTCCTTAAGAATGAGAAAAACATAGGAAAGGGATATAGTGTAAGAAGGGGTGTAATGGAAGCAAAAGGGGAATATATTTTATTTTCTGATGCCGACCTTTCAACACCCATTGAGGAGGTAGAAAGGCTTTTAGAAGAAATAAAGGAAAACGATATTGTTATAGGCTCTCGGGCATCTTTAGAATCTAAAATCCTTATTCGTCAGCCCTGGTGGAGGGAGAGGATGGGAAAGATATTTAATATATTTGTAAGGCTATTTGTGATAAAGGGATTTAAGGATACCCAATGTGGGTTTAAGCTCTTTAAAGGAGGTGTCGCAAAGAGGATATTTGAATTAGGAAGAATAAA from bacterium carries:
- a CDS encoding dolichyl-phosphate beta-glucosyltransferase; translated protein: MIYLSVVIPCFNEENRISQTLSKITDYLKNRGFNYEIIVVDDGSTDKTISCLRDFENIVVLKNEKNIGKGYSVRRGVMEAKGEYILFSDADLSTPIEEVERLLEEIKENDIVIGSRASLESKILIRQPWWRERMGKIFNIFVRLFVIKGFKDTQCGFKLFKGGVAKRIFELGRINRFAFDVEILFLAKKFGYKIKEVGVCWRNSFASKVSPITSSLNMAFSLFLIRLNDLIGLYEKIIPKQMGNGK
- a CDS encoding glycosyltransferase family 39 protein — translated: MKKKKNKALNFKKPNLKTILISLFLLMCLHFITHLPNLTRQPLFGDEAIYIRWAQIIQENPKEWLFVPNTDGKQPFFMWLNAFLTIPLFNDPVYAGRLVSVLASSLTLIAIFILSMLLFSWHCAIFSALFYIFSPYHLFYSRMALVDTLLGTFAILTMLFTLLLMEKRHIVWALGIGICIGCAFLTKSPGMFLFLPAFLSIFIFKKQKSLGIWLYLLFAFVVAASLISINFFSPQKPIITEAGSILHHKSFFVFSNLSLETPKIWLRNFISLGKYIHFSFPYLFIPFLLFAVYRMFRHHSNKDLFLGVFSLLPMTVIALIGTSPFTRYYLFALLSLFIILGEIVVFLKAKWLISSFLVLPCLYLDFFLVFSFDKAHLPYGEKNLQNPFTNISGYCGFGSKDALLFLKENVKDKVILFLPTDWGCPSDYLFMYLKDDKRFTIYEAWWWPNRINRVIPEAKSVEMALSKYQQKKAGLLYPEDLKEKEVWFVTTSISIGQSYFLSQNPEFELVQSFYSVDIYRKRKEK